A genomic window from Levilactobacillus yonginensis includes:
- the asp1 gene encoding accessory Sec system glycosyltransferase Asp1, with the protein MYYFVNEYILQKNSSVEHTAMKRVKLFNHYKTPAKIVTKIYDRLLHQTIKKFDVDDSEILNMFDYFQEATALSADKFLTTEDMNIPIEYEINVGANFSGIFNGDRLVENVGFIPGTIGRVFYQEFFDQQGNRVGTDLWDWRGFKSATQYFGQNGQLISQRYYNVSGATVLEEYFAPDTEGKPLSSRLILKNYRDKGDLFFQNVDDLFVFFLNELSKQDADTTFMVDRPGTGVQPMLALNDASKKYLYIPINHGVNPNDPVFTDMDGFLQPAFEHFNQFDGFITDTPQQAEHLQTRYPKAHIFSISGTSTLPVSKEGTGNVAVSDRKPHSLVYVGRIAPDKQIDQQLRMFALVKDRVTDATMTLFGYGDPKYVEEMKKLVTELKLDGSVTFMDYVPGLDKLYDQYQVMTNMSMADGGPLAMQEAMIHGVPVISYKFNYGPAEYIKDGKDGFLVDSGQTLAMAEDVVKLFNNDKQLAEFSDAAYTSAHTRWTRRKVWNRWQKELGL; encoded by the coding sequence GTGTATTATTTTGTTAACGAGTATATTCTCCAAAAAAACTCTAGTGTTGAACATACAGCGATGAAACGGGTTAAGTTATTTAATCACTATAAAACACCCGCTAAGATTGTCACCAAGATTTATGATCGGTTATTACACCAGACGATTAAGAAGTTTGATGTTGACGACAGTGAAATCTTGAATATGTTTGACTACTTCCAAGAAGCAACTGCTTTATCTGCTGATAAGTTTTTGACAACTGAAGACATGAATATTCCAATTGAATACGAAATTAATGTTGGTGCCAACTTCAGTGGAATTTTTAACGGTGACCGGTTGGTGGAGAACGTCGGGTTTATTCCTGGCACGATTGGTCGTGTTTTTTATCAGGAATTTTTCGACCAGCAAGGCAATCGAGTTGGCACTGATCTTTGGGACTGGCGTGGGTTTAAGTCAGCGACACAATATTTTGGACAGAACGGTCAGCTGATTTCTCAGCGGTATTACAATGTTTCAGGGGCAACGGTATTAGAAGAATACTTTGCGCCTGATACAGAAGGGAAGCCGCTTTCTTCCCGTTTGATTTTGAAGAACTATCGGGATAAGGGTGATTTGTTCTTCCAGAACGTGGATGACTTATTCGTTTTCTTCCTGAATGAGCTGAGCAAGCAAGATGCTGACACAACGTTTATGGTCGACCGTCCAGGTACTGGGGTTCAACCAATGTTGGCCTTGAATGATGCATCAAAGAAATACTTGTACATTCCAATTAATCATGGGGTAAATCCTAATGATCCTGTCTTTACAGATATGGATGGGTTCTTGCAGCCTGCCTTTGAACACTTTAATCAATTCGATGGGTTTATCACGGATACACCGCAACAGGCAGAGCACTTGCAGACACGCTATCCTAAGGCGCACATCTTCTCAATCTCAGGGACATCGACGTTACCAGTCTCCAAAGAGGGAACGGGCAATGTGGCTGTTAGTGACCGGAAGCCGCACAGTTTGGTCTATGTTGGCCGGATTGCACCGGACAAGCAGATCGATCAACAATTACGGATGTTTGCGTTAGTTAAGGATCGGGTGACCGATGCGACAATGACCTTATTTGGTTATGGTGACCCTAAATATGTTGAAGAAATGAAGAAGTTAGTCACTGAGCTGAAGCTAGATGGCAGCGTGACGTTTATGGATTACGTACCTGGGTTGGACAAGCTTTACGACCAATATCAAGTTATGACAAACATGTCGATGGCTGATGGTGGTCCACTGGCGATGCAAGAGGCTATGATTCATGGGGTTCCTGTAATTAGTTACAAGTTCAACTATGGTCCAGCCGAGTATATCAAGGATGGTAAGGATGGTTTCCTTGTCGATTCTGGTCAAACGTTAGCTATGGCAGAGGACGTTGTAAAGCTGTTCAACAATGATAAGCAATTAGCCGAATTTAGTGATGCCGCCTATACTTCAGCACATACCCGTTGGACACGACGGAAAGTCTGGAATCGTTGGCAAAAAGAGCTAGGCCTCTAA